Proteins from a genomic interval of Gossypium hirsutum isolate 1008001.06 chromosome A09, Gossypium_hirsutum_v2.1, whole genome shotgun sequence:
- the LOC107912787 gene encoding putative phytosulfokines 6 isoform X1 translates to MQHIPTSISTIPIPNTHTLSLSLSLAYLKGSVAKTMKQSFISGVLLLFFLFLISSSHLSARSLANKQGKEEVELTQTADMEDNELMNQLLGVEACDAGDDECLKRRIISEAHLDYIYTQHHKP, encoded by the exons ATGCAACATATCCCCACTTCCATTTCCACCATTCCAATTCCCAACACACacacactctctctctctctctctctcgcttACTTGAAGGGCAGTGTGGCTAAAACCATGAAGCAAAGCTTTATTTCTGGtgttcttcttctcttcttcctgTTTCTTATTTCCTCTTCCCATTTATCTGCTCGTTCCCTAGCAAACAAACAAG GAAAAGAAGAGGTAGAGCTTACTCAAACAGCGGATATGGAAGACAATGAACTAATGAAT CAGCTATTGGGGGTAGAAGCTTGTGATGCTGGAgatgatgaatgcttgaagagAAGAATAATCTCAGAGGCTCACTTGGACTACATTTACACCCAGCATCATAAGCCTTGA
- the LOC107912787 gene encoding putative phytosulfokines 6 isoform X2, producing MQHIPTSISTIPIPNTHTLSLSLSLAYLKGSVAKTMKQSFISGVLLLFFLFLISSSHLSARSLANKQGKEEVELTQTADMEDNELMNLLGVEACDAGDDECLKRRIISEAHLDYIYTQHHKP from the exons ATGCAACATATCCCCACTTCCATTTCCACCATTCCAATTCCCAACACACacacactctctctctctctctctctcgcttACTTGAAGGGCAGTGTGGCTAAAACCATGAAGCAAAGCTTTATTTCTGGtgttcttcttctcttcttcctgTTTCTTATTTCCTCTTCCCATTTATCTGCTCGTTCCCTAGCAAACAAACAAG GAAAAGAAGAGGTAGAGCTTACTCAAACAGCGGATATGGAAGACAATGAACTAATGAAT CTATTGGGGGTAGAAGCTTGTGATGCTGGAgatgatgaatgcttgaagagAAGAATAATCTCAGAGGCTCACTTGGACTACATTTACACCCAGCATCATAAGCCTTGA